The following are from one region of the Rosistilla carotiformis genome:
- a CDS encoding RNA polymerase sigma factor: MSTAFLSDLRNQTVAELVTAAQAGDRLAFGELFDRYRPQVIGLAIRRLGSVDEAEELAQDVFVQAMQKIDQLRVPEAFGGWVRQIVHRMAINRFTRRPRAVACDPVTLDATCFDSGTPEDVAIDRENAAYIHEGLGRLGDMDRQTLEAFYLDGQSLIEMSDAFDAPVGTIKRRLHVARKRLAKELDVLQAV, encoded by the coding sequence ATGTCTACGGCATTTCTTTCGGATCTGCGAAATCAGACCGTTGCCGAATTGGTAACCGCCGCTCAAGCAGGCGATCGGCTCGCATTTGGTGAATTGTTCGACCGCTACCGGCCTCAGGTCATCGGGTTGGCGATTCGTCGCTTGGGTAGCGTCGACGAGGCTGAAGAGTTGGCACAGGATGTGTTTGTGCAAGCGATGCAAAAGATCGATCAGTTGCGTGTCCCGGAAGCCTTTGGCGGCTGGGTTCGTCAGATCGTACATCGGATGGCGATCAACCGGTTCACTCGGCGGCCTCGCGCCGTCGCGTGCGATCCGGTGACGCTCGATGCAACTTGCTTCGATTCGGGAACTCCCGAGGATGTGGCGATCGATCGCGAGAACGCCGCCTACATCCACGAGGGCCTGGGGCGACTTGGCGACATGGATCGGCAGACGCTCGAAGCGTTTTATCTCGACGGGCAGAGCTTGATCGAGATGAGCGATGCTTTCGACGCGCCGGTCGGTACGATCAAGCGACGTCTGCACGTCGCTCGCAAGCGACTGGCTAAGGAGTTGGACGTTTTGCAGGCGGTTTGA
- a CDS encoding alginate O-acetyltransferase AlgX-related protein — MKSARQVIRRQSPVFQWGLDECAQSAAGTAVTIKGWVLIQPNRFAWGEVPEVAASLDAHVEIVRPLDQLRPDVIAGFFSGAAADHPQLRCGFRFVVAPQVEPVKLSLRLDGRQWALAEVAATGVESERDLASKVLHGKAGWLFLRNDTNNSACQHDGTLRLTRKGLRSWRRYSRRLQQMGSRVGAPVALLLSPTKESVLPKYYPHAVGQQTLQEQLGAVIPDEMLVHPVTPLSAIGDESYLTADTHFSDRGAMVATVEVARTLRLPLADVVSLFANDRYRPEEIVGDLGRKLSPVQTSSTQVLESYDYRKVVVYDNGLPFFGRIVVTENRDALLKKTCLVFGSSSSYPMLKYSSRIFHRVVLAHTAANLDPQLISKLKPDYVVGQTNARFIVRVPKLNYCIPALIQKILSEQTEAGRQATLSNQVVANEHWLKQTGIGFYHQTVVEALEKRVRGAGES; from the coding sequence TTGAAGTCCGCTCGTCAGGTGATCCGCCGGCAGTCCCCCGTTTTTCAATGGGGCTTGGACGAGTGTGCTCAGTCGGCTGCAGGGACAGCGGTGACTATCAAGGGCTGGGTGTTGATTCAGCCTAACCGGTTCGCTTGGGGCGAAGTTCCCGAAGTCGCTGCGTCGCTGGATGCTCATGTTGAAATCGTCCGGCCGCTGGATCAGTTGCGACCCGATGTGATCGCAGGTTTCTTTTCCGGAGCTGCCGCAGATCACCCTCAGCTTCGGTGTGGCTTCCGATTCGTCGTAGCCCCGCAGGTTGAACCTGTGAAGTTGTCCCTGCGGTTGGATGGACGGCAGTGGGCGTTGGCTGAAGTCGCAGCGACGGGGGTGGAGTCGGAACGCGATCTCGCATCGAAGGTGTTGCATGGGAAAGCGGGTTGGTTGTTTCTTAGAAACGACACCAACAACAGTGCCTGTCAGCACGATGGAACGCTGAGATTGACACGCAAAGGACTGCGGAGTTGGCGGAGGTACTCGCGGCGACTGCAGCAAATGGGGAGTAGGGTTGGGGCTCCGGTCGCTCTTTTGTTGTCGCCAACGAAGGAGAGTGTTTTACCGAAGTACTATCCTCATGCTGTAGGCCAGCAGACTCTCCAGGAGCAACTTGGGGCGGTAATTCCTGATGAGATGCTGGTCCATCCCGTGACGCCACTTTCGGCGATTGGTGACGAATCCTATTTGACTGCCGACACGCACTTCAGCGACCGCGGGGCGATGGTGGCAACCGTCGAGGTGGCGAGGACGCTTCGTTTGCCTTTGGCGGATGTGGTTTCGCTGTTCGCAAATGACAGGTATCGGCCGGAGGAAATTGTCGGTGATCTGGGCAGAAAGCTCTCTCCGGTGCAAACGTCGTCGACGCAAGTGCTGGAGTCGTACGATTACCGCAAGGTGGTTGTCTATGACAATGGGCTGCCATTTTTTGGTCGCATCGTCGTCACGGAGAATCGCGATGCTTTGTTGAAAAAGACCTGCTTGGTTTTCGGATCATCGTCCAGCTATCCGATGTTGAAATACAGCAGTCGAATTTTTCATCGCGTCGTGTTGGCTCACACGGCAGCGAATCTCGATCCACAACTGATATCGAAGCTGAAGCCTGATTATGTCGTTGGACAGACGAACGCTCGATTCATCGTGCGGGTTCCGAAGCTGAACTATTGCATCCCCGCGCTCATCCAAAAAATCCTCTCGGAGCAAACCGAAGCGGGGCGCCAGGCGACGCTTTCAAACCAGGTGGTTGCGAACGAACATTGGCTGAAGCAAACGGGGATTGGTTTTTATCACCAGACGGTTGTTGAAGCCCTTGAGAAACGCGTGCGAGGGGCTGGGGAGAGTTAG